A window of the Pararge aegeria chromosome 2, ilParAegt1.1, whole genome shotgun sequence genome harbors these coding sequences:
- the LOC120628524 gene encoding voltage-dependent calcium channel subunit alpha-2/delta-3 isoform X2: MCYRVCVSALFVILLSLDSRDCSSSIQYDVPSKISFNTVQAWAVKLGTELYHFGEFITRKKEVQDSFKSAQIESRDGEKLVQSMADDIRAMMELKISAVKRIVEAAENMAFDKQNEPVNEDFQFFNSKEMEDLYDDMSLTTTPEPDFTMENWINRPASKNMHLQQNHHFSHIPVNTNFSSVHVPTNVYAWAPEVIKGIHWSEGLDTHFINNYQSDPTLSWQYFGSSTGFMRHYPAMKWRADPVDIYDCRTRAWYMEAAASPKDVVILVDRSGSMTGQRRDIAKHVVTNILDTLGNNDFVSVMTFADTVEEIVPCFEDSLVQATLANLRELKLGLDNFETMEIANFSAALTKAFELLEIYRNNSGGANCNQAIMLVTDGVPYNYKELFEKYNWKYDTPVRVFTYLIGREVADVREVKWMACANRGFYVHLSTLAEVRERVLEHVNVLARPLVLQREKHPVVWTPVYANVTDPKVADYLWEQRERAEQKERFMSQRRDKVLFNSEQEQNRRWKITQMKQGQYSELGNSQYQLMTSVSMPVYDLRHNENITENVLINEAYWVSVTKESVEENGQKEMRIARLLGVAGTDVPLSEIQALMTPYKIGVNGYAFMVTNNGYILIHPDLRPVFQQILKPSYNSVDMIEVELFDDERSPRNFSKELTALRKEIIDQKTGNKIMNVKYHMEDMKRVSRGKRHYFWTGISDSQFTLVVSIPENYGRHRITPPPTDDIHRLSLTSKNISARQYLSEKWSVHPDWLYCRHYERTFSSPEEELSYFLERVAKPGWRWPAKPRPPEHHKNKGHEKHNEGSEVRERNKAPNVTPRNEYYCDHGLMQALVYDARNTAWFNKSISESATDEKAAEFIQRFGFITAFLATHSGLTRWETHPPKDHDDKNEFGKQWPRAIDEVWYRRAVEQHYVDPLSFVYSVELSTEKFPLNVSNAMVTAAHAVFHGDGHRKAPAAVVGFQFKHERLAEWFQNITSNCEHSKECITCNVTDNWDCYLVDSNGWIIVSEDSSQTGQFFGKVRPDIMMKLVEEEVFKTVHIIDYQAVCFREKKITNPASMILTPLENLRLIMVWLIATSVWFYNSIALSLAQASSYTFDYEFVSTTGAYQYENDETDDPTMTKPATTRLLERDFEKLVLINRTRPTPCDREMYLYQLEYKNLDEKLNKPVKECDRPFYAQLVNYTNMLLVVVDAMCAKQDVPIYPIDATEVQYNESLPCLKHMHPLYRKTPNSCIRNHTEESNIDMCGRCSLIGKSFLWIPLSVVFLIQYFQC, translated from the exons ATGTGCTACCGTGTTTGCGTTTCTGCTTTATTCGTGATTCTTTTGTCCCTGGATTCCAGGGATTGCTCGTCCAGTATACAATATGACGTACCTAGTAAAATATCCTTTAATAC GGTACAAGCCTGGGCAGTTAAGCTTGGGACTGAACTTTATCACTTTGGAGAATTTATTACCAGAAAAAAAGAAGTACAAGAT AGTTTCAAGTCTGCGCAAATCGAGTCTAGAGACGGTGAGAAATTGGTACAGAGCATGGCAGATGACATACGAGCGATGATGGAACTCAAAATCAGTGCAGTCAAAAGAATAGTGGAAGCGGCTGAAAATATGGCTTTTGACAAACAAAATGAACCCGTCAACGAagattttcagttttttaacaGCAAGGAAATGGAAGACTTGTATGATGATATGTCACTGACTACAACACCGGAGCCTGATTTCACTATGGAAAATTGGATAAACCGACCGGCATCGAAGAATATGCATTTGCAACAGAATCATCACTTTTCTCATATACCTGttaatactaattttagtagCGTTCACGTGCCGACAAATGTTTACGCTTGGG CTCCGGAAGTTATTAAAGGGATTCACTGGTCAGAAGGTTTAGATACacattttatcaataattaCCAAAGCGATCCGACATTATCTTGGCAGTATTTTGGTAGTTCGACGGGATTCATGAGACATTACCCAG CGATGAAATGGCGAGCAGATCCTGTAGACATATATGATTGTAGAACTAGAGCCTGGTACATGGAGGCAGCTGCAAGTCCGAAAGATGTTGTTATTTTGGTCGATCGAAGTGGTTCTATGACTGGACAAAGAAGAGATATAGCTAAACATGTAGTAACAAACATTTTAGACACTCTTGGCAATAACGATTTTGTTAGTGTTATGACCTTTGCTGATACTGTTGAAGAAATTGTTCCTTGTTTTGAAGATTCTCTTGTCCAA GCAACACTTGCAAATCTCCGAGAGTTGAAACTAGGTTTAGACAATTTTGAAACTATGGAAATAGCGAACTTTTCAGCTGCACTGACCAAAGCGTTTGAACTTCTtgaaatttatagaaataacaGCGGTGGAGCCAACTGTAATCAG GCTATAATGTTGGTAACCGATGGCGTTCCATATAATTACAAAGAATTGTTCGAGAAATACAACTGGAAGTATGATACCCCGGTGCGGGTGTTTACGTACCTGATAGGTCGCGAG GTGGCGGATGTGAGAGAAGTGAAGTGGATGGCGTGTGCAAACAGAGGGTTCTATGTGCACCTGAGCACGCTGGCAGAAGTTCGGGAGAGAGTATTGGAACATGTCAACGTGCTCGCAAGACCGCTGGTGTTGCAGCGAGAGAAGCATCCAGTTGTGTGGACTCCTGTTTATGCAAATGTTACG GATCCAAAAGTTGCAGATTACTTGTGGGAACAACGCGAGAGAGCAGAGCAAAAGGAAAGGTTTATGAGCCAACGACGTGACAAGGTACTCTTCAATTCCGAACAGGAACAAAATAGGAGATGGAAAATAACGCAG ATGAAACAGGGTCAGTATAGTGAGCTCGGGAATTCGCAATATCAATTGATGACTTCTGTGTCAATGCCTGTATACGATTTACGACATAACGAG AACATCACAGAGAATGTACTGATAAATGAAGCTTACTGGGTATCAGTTACAAAAGAG TCCGTAGAGGAGAACGGCCAAAAGGAG ATGCGTATCGCTAGATTATTGGGAGTCGCAGGCACAGATGTTCCTCTGTCAGAAATACAAGCATTGATGACACCGTATAAG ATTGGGGTAAATGGTTACGCCTTCATGGTAACAAATAAtggatatattttaatacatccGGATTTGAGGCCTGTG TTTCAGCAGATATTAAAACCAAGTTACAACAGCGTTGATATGATTGAAGTTGAACTTTTTGACGATGAACGGAGCCCAAGGAACTTCAGCAAAGAACTGACAGCG CTCCGAAAAGAGATAATCGATCAGAAAACTGGGAATAAAATCATGAATGTTAAGTATCATATGGAGGATATG AAACGAGTGTCTCGAGGCAAAAGGCACTATTTTTGGACCGGCATCAGCGATTCACAATTCACACTTGTTGTTTCCATTCCTGAAAATTATGGTCGCCATCGGATCACACCACCACCAACAGACGACATCCACCGTCTGTCTTTGACGTCTAAAAACATATCCGCTAGACAGTATTTGTCAGAGAAATGGAGTGTACATCCGGATTG GCTATACTGCCGTCACTATGAACGCACATTTTCCTCTCCCGAGGAAGAGCTGTCATATTTCCTAGAAAGAGTGGCGAAGCCCGGTTGGCGCTGGCCGGCCAAACCGCGCCCGCCCGAACACCATAAGAACAAGGGACACGAGAAACATAACGAag gatCAGAAGTGAGAGAAAGAAACAAGGCACCAAACGTCACGCCACGAAATGAATATTATT GCGATCACGGACTAATGCAGGCATTAGTGTACGATGCCAGGAACACAGCGTGGTTTAACAAGAGTATTTCGGAGTCTGCGACAGATGAGAAAGC GGCGGAGTTCATTCAACGTTTTGGTTTCATCACCGCGTTCCTTGCTACACACAGTGGCCTCACAAGATGGGAAACACATCCTCCTAAGGACCACGATGACAA GAATGAGTTCGGCAAACAATGGCCTCGAGCAATAGATGAAGTTTGGTATCGACGCGCCGTCGAACAACACTATGTAGATCCGCTTAGTTTTGTATATAGTGTGGAATTAAGCACGGAAAAATTTCCTCTCAATGTTAGCAATGCTATGGTGACGGCTGCACACGCCGTATTCCACGGAGATGGCCATCGAAAAGCGCCAGCAGCAGTTGTTGGATTTCAGTTCAAACACGAGCGTCTTGCTGAGTGGTTCCAGAATATAACTTCAAAC TGCGAGCACAGCAAGGAATGTATAACGTGCAACGTTACAGACAATTGGGACTGTTATTTAGTTGATAGTAATGGTTGGATAATCGTAAGTGAAGATAGCAGTCAAACAGGGCAGTTCTTTGGCAAA GTACGACCAGATATTATGATGAAACTTGTGGAAGAAGAAGTTTTTAAAACAGTTCACATTATAGATTATCAAGCTGTCTGCTTTAGGGAGAAGAAGATTACGAATCCTGCATCTATGATCCTGACC ccACTTGAAAATTTGCGTCTGATTATGGTATGGCTCATCGCCACGTCGGTTTGGTTTTACAACTCGATTGCTCTCAGTTTAGCTCAAGCTTCGAGCTATACATTCGACTACG AGTTTGTTTCAACCACTG GGGCTTATCAATACGAAAACGACGAAACTGACGACCCGACAATGACCAAACCTGCGACGACCAGATTGCTGGAAAGAGATTTCGAGAAACTTGTACTGATAAATAGAACAAGACCAACACCATGTGACAGGGAGATGTATCTGTACCAATTGGAGTACAAGAATCTCGACGAGAAGTTGAACAAGCCAGTGAAAGAGTGCGACCGACCGTTCTACGCGCAGTTGGTGAATTACACCAACATGTTGTTGGTGGTGGTAGATGCGATGTGCGCCAAGCAAGATGTGCCGATATACCCGATAGACGCCACAGAAGTCCAGTACAATGAATCGCTGCCGTGCTTGAAGCACATGCATCCGTTGTATAGGAAAACTCCGAATTCTTGCATCCGAAATCACACTGAG GAGAGCAACATCGATATGTGTGGACGCTGCAGTCTAATTGGCAAGAGCTTCCTATGGATACCACTGAGTGTAGTTTTCCtaattcaatattttcaatgttAA
- the LOC120628524 gene encoding voltage-dependent calcium channel subunit alpha-2/delta-3 isoform X4 — MCYRVCVSALFVILLSLDSRDCSSSIQYDVPSKISFNTVQAWAVKLGTELYHFGEFITRKKEVQDSFKSAQIESRDGEKLVQSMADDIRAMMELKISAVKRIVEAAENMAFDKQNEPVNEDFQFFNSKEMEDLYDDMSLTTTPEPDFTMENWINRPASKNMHLQQNHHFSHIPVNTNFSSVHVPTNVYAWAPEVIKGIHWSEGLDTHFINNYQSDPTLSWQYFGSSTGFMRHYPAMKWRADPVDIYDCRTRAWYMEAAASPKDVVILVDRSGSMTGQRRDIAKHVVTNILDTLGNNDFVSVMTFADTVEEIVPCFEDSLVQATLANLRELKLGLDNFETMEIANFSAALTKAFELLEIYRNNSGGANCNQAIMLVTDGVPYNYKELFEKYNWKYDTPVRVFTYLIGREVKVADVREVKWMACANRGFYVHLSTLAEVRERVLEHVNVLARPLVLQREKHPVVWTPVYANVTDPKVADYLWEQRERAEQKERFMSQRRDKVLFNSEQEQNRRWKITQMKQGQYSELGNSQYQLMTSVSMPVYDLRHNENITENVLINEAYWVSVTKEMRIARLLGVAGTDVPLSEIQALMTPYKIGVNGYAFMVTNNGYILIHPDLRPVFQQILKPSYNSVDMIEVELFDDERSPRNFSKELTALRKEIIDQKTGNKIMNVKYHMEDMKRVSRGKRHYFWTGISDSQFTLVVSIPENYGRHRITPPPTDDIHRLSLTSKNISARQYLSEKWSVHPDWLYCRHYERTFSSPEEELSYFLERVAKPGWRWPAKPRPPEHHKNKGHEKHNEGSEVRERNKAPNVTPRNEYYCDHGLMQALVYDARNTAWFNKSISESATDEKAAEFIQRFGFITAFLATHSGLTRWETHPPKDHDDKNEFGKQWPRAIDEVWYRRAVEQHYVDPLSFVYSVELSTEKFPLNVSNAMVTAAHAVFHGDGHRKAPAAVVGFQFKHERLAEWFQNITSNCEHSKECITCNVTDNWDCYLVDSNGWIIVSEDSSQTGQFFGKVRPDIMMKLVEEEVFKTVHIIDYQAVCFREKKITNPASMILTPLENLRLIMVWLIATSVWFYNSIALSLAQASSYTFDYEFVSTTGAYQYENDETDDPTMTKPATTRLLERDFEKLVLINRTRPTPCDREMYLYQLEYKNLDEKLNKPVKECDRPFYAQLVNYTNMLLVVVDAMCAKQDVPIYPIDATEVQYNESLPCLKHMHPLYRKTPNSCIRNHTEESNIDMCGRCSLIGKSFLWIPLSVVFLIQYFQC, encoded by the exons ATGTGCTACCGTGTTTGCGTTTCTGCTTTATTCGTGATTCTTTTGTCCCTGGATTCCAGGGATTGCTCGTCCAGTATACAATATGACGTACCTAGTAAAATATCCTTTAATAC GGTACAAGCCTGGGCAGTTAAGCTTGGGACTGAACTTTATCACTTTGGAGAATTTATTACCAGAAAAAAAGAAGTACAAGAT AGTTTCAAGTCTGCGCAAATCGAGTCTAGAGACGGTGAGAAATTGGTACAGAGCATGGCAGATGACATACGAGCGATGATGGAACTCAAAATCAGTGCAGTCAAAAGAATAGTGGAAGCGGCTGAAAATATGGCTTTTGACAAACAAAATGAACCCGTCAACGAagattttcagttttttaacaGCAAGGAAATGGAAGACTTGTATGATGATATGTCACTGACTACAACACCGGAGCCTGATTTCACTATGGAAAATTGGATAAACCGACCGGCATCGAAGAATATGCATTTGCAACAGAATCATCACTTTTCTCATATACCTGttaatactaattttagtagCGTTCACGTGCCGACAAATGTTTACGCTTGGG CTCCGGAAGTTATTAAAGGGATTCACTGGTCAGAAGGTTTAGATACacattttatcaataattaCCAAAGCGATCCGACATTATCTTGGCAGTATTTTGGTAGTTCGACGGGATTCATGAGACATTACCCAG CGATGAAATGGCGAGCAGATCCTGTAGACATATATGATTGTAGAACTAGAGCCTGGTACATGGAGGCAGCTGCAAGTCCGAAAGATGTTGTTATTTTGGTCGATCGAAGTGGTTCTATGACTGGACAAAGAAGAGATATAGCTAAACATGTAGTAACAAACATTTTAGACACTCTTGGCAATAACGATTTTGTTAGTGTTATGACCTTTGCTGATACTGTTGAAGAAATTGTTCCTTGTTTTGAAGATTCTCTTGTCCAA GCAACACTTGCAAATCTCCGAGAGTTGAAACTAGGTTTAGACAATTTTGAAACTATGGAAATAGCGAACTTTTCAGCTGCACTGACCAAAGCGTTTGAACTTCTtgaaatttatagaaataacaGCGGTGGAGCCAACTGTAATCAG GCTATAATGTTGGTAACCGATGGCGTTCCATATAATTACAAAGAATTGTTCGAGAAATACAACTGGAAGTATGATACCCCGGTGCGGGTGTTTACGTACCTGATAGGTCGCGAGGTAAAG GTGGCGGATGTGAGAGAAGTGAAGTGGATGGCGTGTGCAAACAGAGGGTTCTATGTGCACCTGAGCACGCTGGCAGAAGTTCGGGAGAGAGTATTGGAACATGTCAACGTGCTCGCAAGACCGCTGGTGTTGCAGCGAGAGAAGCATCCAGTTGTGTGGACTCCTGTTTATGCAAATGTTACG GATCCAAAAGTTGCAGATTACTTGTGGGAACAACGCGAGAGAGCAGAGCAAAAGGAAAGGTTTATGAGCCAACGACGTGACAAGGTACTCTTCAATTCCGAACAGGAACAAAATAGGAGATGGAAAATAACGCAG ATGAAACAGGGTCAGTATAGTGAGCTCGGGAATTCGCAATATCAATTGATGACTTCTGTGTCAATGCCTGTATACGATTTACGACATAACGAG AACATCACAGAGAATGTACTGATAAATGAAGCTTACTGGGTATCAGTTACAAAAGAG ATGCGTATCGCTAGATTATTGGGAGTCGCAGGCACAGATGTTCCTCTGTCAGAAATACAAGCATTGATGACACCGTATAAG ATTGGGGTAAATGGTTACGCCTTCATGGTAACAAATAAtggatatattttaatacatccGGATTTGAGGCCTGTG TTTCAGCAGATATTAAAACCAAGTTACAACAGCGTTGATATGATTGAAGTTGAACTTTTTGACGATGAACGGAGCCCAAGGAACTTCAGCAAAGAACTGACAGCG CTCCGAAAAGAGATAATCGATCAGAAAACTGGGAATAAAATCATGAATGTTAAGTATCATATGGAGGATATG AAACGAGTGTCTCGAGGCAAAAGGCACTATTTTTGGACCGGCATCAGCGATTCACAATTCACACTTGTTGTTTCCATTCCTGAAAATTATGGTCGCCATCGGATCACACCACCACCAACAGACGACATCCACCGTCTGTCTTTGACGTCTAAAAACATATCCGCTAGACAGTATTTGTCAGAGAAATGGAGTGTACATCCGGATTG GCTATACTGCCGTCACTATGAACGCACATTTTCCTCTCCCGAGGAAGAGCTGTCATATTTCCTAGAAAGAGTGGCGAAGCCCGGTTGGCGCTGGCCGGCCAAACCGCGCCCGCCCGAACACCATAAGAACAAGGGACACGAGAAACATAACGAag gatCAGAAGTGAGAGAAAGAAACAAGGCACCAAACGTCACGCCACGAAATGAATATTATT GCGATCACGGACTAATGCAGGCATTAGTGTACGATGCCAGGAACACAGCGTGGTTTAACAAGAGTATTTCGGAGTCTGCGACAGATGAGAAAGC GGCGGAGTTCATTCAACGTTTTGGTTTCATCACCGCGTTCCTTGCTACACACAGTGGCCTCACAAGATGGGAAACACATCCTCCTAAGGACCACGATGACAA GAATGAGTTCGGCAAACAATGGCCTCGAGCAATAGATGAAGTTTGGTATCGACGCGCCGTCGAACAACACTATGTAGATCCGCTTAGTTTTGTATATAGTGTGGAATTAAGCACGGAAAAATTTCCTCTCAATGTTAGCAATGCTATGGTGACGGCTGCACACGCCGTATTCCACGGAGATGGCCATCGAAAAGCGCCAGCAGCAGTTGTTGGATTTCAGTTCAAACACGAGCGTCTTGCTGAGTGGTTCCAGAATATAACTTCAAAC TGCGAGCACAGCAAGGAATGTATAACGTGCAACGTTACAGACAATTGGGACTGTTATTTAGTTGATAGTAATGGTTGGATAATCGTAAGTGAAGATAGCAGTCAAACAGGGCAGTTCTTTGGCAAA GTACGACCAGATATTATGATGAAACTTGTGGAAGAAGAAGTTTTTAAAACAGTTCACATTATAGATTATCAAGCTGTCTGCTTTAGGGAGAAGAAGATTACGAATCCTGCATCTATGATCCTGACC ccACTTGAAAATTTGCGTCTGATTATGGTATGGCTCATCGCCACGTCGGTTTGGTTTTACAACTCGATTGCTCTCAGTTTAGCTCAAGCTTCGAGCTATACATTCGACTACG AGTTTGTTTCAACCACTG GGGCTTATCAATACGAAAACGACGAAACTGACGACCCGACAATGACCAAACCTGCGACGACCAGATTGCTGGAAAGAGATTTCGAGAAACTTGTACTGATAAATAGAACAAGACCAACACCATGTGACAGGGAGATGTATCTGTACCAATTGGAGTACAAGAATCTCGACGAGAAGTTGAACAAGCCAGTGAAAGAGTGCGACCGACCGTTCTACGCGCAGTTGGTGAATTACACCAACATGTTGTTGGTGGTGGTAGATGCGATGTGCGCCAAGCAAGATGTGCCGATATACCCGATAGACGCCACAGAAGTCCAGTACAATGAATCGCTGCCGTGCTTGAAGCACATGCATCCGTTGTATAGGAAAACTCCGAATTCTTGCATCCGAAATCACACTGAG GAGAGCAACATCGATATGTGTGGACGCTGCAGTCTAATTGGCAAGAGCTTCCTATGGATACCACTGAGTGTAGTTTTCCtaattcaatattttcaatgttAA